The following coding sequences are from one Ammospiza nelsoni isolate bAmmNel1 chromosome 5, bAmmNel1.pri, whole genome shotgun sequence window:
- the LOC132073611 gene encoding endonuclease domain-containing 1 protein-like yields the protein MLGLLLLQVLASCLWLGHSEVVNSFDSCPQFFYDGIPPDGALNPNNPARICQRFNNSYHYATLYDRVRRIPVYSAYKYEPGDDKKPPKRWMVEPQLIDRNSLPDMKYDWVLIEEHIFTLDQIKESQAIPDDYKELKDLDRGHLCPSGHQFSKESMMATFTLTNAVPQDKNLNIGQWNIYEYRTMRSMTKGCKTTYVITGAVHGNTYISDNRVNRPSHIWSAACCLADEEPPKAWGAIAENDKNKVDVVSLEELEKRLTDHYKGKVTLFKNACSQK from the exons atgctggggctgctgctgcttcaggtgTTGGCCAGCTGCCTCTGGCTGGGACACAGCGAGGTGGTGAACTCCTTTGATAGCTGTCCTCAGTTCTTCTATGATGGGATTCCCCCAGATGGTGCCCTGAACCCAAATAACCCAGCCCGGATCTGTCAGCGCTTCAACAACTCGTATCACTATGCCACCCTCTACGACAGAGTCAGGAGAATTCCAGTGTACTCTGCTTACAAGTATGAGCCTGGAGATGACAAGAAACCTCCAAAGAGGTGGATGGTTGAGCCTCAG CTCATAGATAGAAATAGTCTTCCAGACATGAAATACGATTGGGTCCTCATAGAGGAACACATATTCACCTTAGACCAAATCAAAGAGAGCCAAGCTATTCCTGACGACTACAAAGAACTGAAGGATTTGGACCGTGGCCATTTGTGCCCCAGTGGCCATCAGTTCAGTAAAGAGAGCATGATGGCTACCTTCACTCTCACCAATGCAGTGCCTCAGGACAAGAATCTCAACATAGGCCAGTGGAACATCTACGAGTATAGAACAATGCGCAGTATGACCAAGGGATGTAAAACCACCTACGTGATCACGGGTGCTGTGCATGGGAACACCTACATATCTGATAACAGGGTGAACAGACCCAGCCACATCTGgtcagctgcctgctgcctggCGGATGAAGAGCCCCCAAAGGCTTGGGGGGCCATAGCTGAGAATGACAAGAACAAGGTGGACGTTGTCAGCcttgaggagctggagaagagGTTGACCGATCACTACAAGGGAAAGGTTACCCTGTTCAAAAACGCCTGTTCCCAGAAATAG
- the LOC132073245 gene encoding endonuclease domain-containing 1 protein-like, protein MLGLLLLQVLASCLWLGHSEVVNSFDDCAGFFYARIPPNDALNPKNPARICQRFNNSYHYATLYDRDRRIPVYSAYKYEPGSDKRPPGYWLVEPQLIGKNNLKEMTSEMTLINNHKFTLDQIKESQAVLDDYKGLKGLDRGHLSPSGHQCGKETKIATFTLTNIVPQDSTLNTGKWMAYECKTMPQKTQGCTTTYVITGAVPGNTYVSNNRVNRPSHIWSAACCLENKKPLKAWGAIAENSKNKVEQLSLEDLEKRLSNLYGGKVTLFNNACSQK, encoded by the exons atgctggggctgctgctgctgcaggtgttgGCCAGCTGCCTCTGGCTGGGACACAGCGAGGTGGTGAATTCCTTTGATGATTGTGCTGGGTTCTTCTATGCGAGGATTCCCCCAAATGATGCCCTTAATCCAAAGAACCCAGCCCGGATCTGTCAGCGCTTCAACAACTCGTATCACTATGCCACCCTGTACGACAGAGACAGGAGAATTCCAGTGTACTCTGCTTACAAATATGAACCTGGATCTGACAAGAGACCTCCAGGGTACTGGCTTGTTGAGCCTCAG ctTATAGGTAAAAATAATCTTAAAGAGATGACAAGCGAGATGACCCTCATAAATAATCACAAGTTCACCTTAGACCAAATCAAAGAGAGCCAGGCTGTTCTTGATGACTACAAAGGACTGAAGGGTTTGGACCGTGGCCATTTGAGCCCCAGTGGCCATCAGTGCGGTAAAGAGACCAAGATTGCTACCTTCACCCTCACCAACATAGTGCCCCAGGACAGCACTCTCAACACGGGTAAGTGGATGGCCTACGAGTGTAAAACAATGCCCCAAAAGACCCAGGGCTGTACAACCACCTACGTGATTACgggtgctgtgcctgggaaCACCTACGTATCCAATAACAGGGTGAACAGACCCAGCCACATCTGgtcagctgcctgctgcctggAGAACAAAAAGCCCCTAAAAGCTTGGGGGGCCATCGCTGAGAACAGCAAGAATAAAGtagagcagctcagcctggaggatcTGGAGAAGAGGTTGAGCAATCTCTACGGTGGAAAGGTTACTCTGTTCAACAATGCCTGTTCTCAGAAATAG
- the LOC132073860 gene encoding endonuclease domain-containing 1 protein-like — protein MLGLLLLQVLASCLWLGHSEVVNSFDSCPQFFYDGIPPDGALNPNNPARICQHFNNSYHYATLYNRVRRIPVYSAYKYEPGDDKKPQKWWMVEPQLIDRNSLPDMQYDWALIKQDIFTLDQIKESQAIPDDYKGLKDLDRGHLSPSGHQFSKESMMATFTLTNAVPQDRTLNNDKWNKYEYKTMENNAQGCNNTYVITGAVPGNTYISHERVNRPSHIWSAACCLRDKKPLKAWGAIAENNRNKVEVVSLEELEKRLTDLYGGRVTLFKNACSQK, from the exons atgctggggctgctgctgctgcaggtgttgGCCAGCTGCCTCTGGCTGGGACACAGCGAGGTGGTGAACTCCTTTGATAGCTGTCCTCAGTTTTTCTATGATGGGATTCCCCCAGATGGTGCCCTGAATCCAAATAACCCAGCCCGGATCTGTCAGCACTTCAACAACTCGTATCACTATGCCACCCTGTACAACAGAGTCAGGAGAATTCCAGTGTACTCTGCTTACAAGTATGAGCCTGGAGATGACAAGAAACCTCAAAAGTGGTGGATGGTTGAGCCTCAG CTCATAGACAGAAATAGTCTTCCAGACATGCAATACGATTGGGCCCTCATAAAGCAAGACATATTCACCTTAGACCAAATCAAAGAGAGCCAAGCTATTCCTGACGACTACAAAGGGCTGAAGGATTTGGACCGTGGCCATTTGAGCCCCAGTGGCCATCAGTTCAGTAAAGAGAGCATGATGGCTACCTTCACTCTCACCAATGCAGTGCCTCAGGACAGGACTCTCAACAATGACAAGTGGAACAAGTATGAGTataaaacaatggaaaataatGCCCAAGGCTGTAACAACACCTACGTGATCACAGGTGCTGTGCCTGGGAACACCTACATATCCCATGAGAGGGTGAACAGACCCAGCCACATCTGGTCAGCTGCCTGCTGTCTAAGGGACAAAAAGCCCCTAAAAGCTTGGGGGGCCATCGCTGAGAATAACAGAAATAAGGTGGAGGTCgtcagcctggaggagctggagaagagGTTGACCGATCTCTACGGTGGAAGGGTTACTCTGTTCAAAAATGCCTGTTCCCAGAAATAG
- the LOC132073054 gene encoding endonuclease domain-containing 1 protein-like — protein sequence MCKVTVKPSAVLSSAPGQPKFFYDGIPPNNALNPKNPAWICQRFRNSFRYATLYDRDRRIPVYSAYIFQPRNTEKPPEWWMVEPQLIDKNVNLKEMERESDLIAQHHFILDQIEESQAVLDDYKGLKDLDFGHLNPSDHMESLGSKMATFTLTNVVPQDSSLNKGQWNIYQSKTMPKMTKGCTTTYVITGAVPGSTDIAVGRVNRPSHIWSAACCLVGTEPTSAWGAIAENNKNEVVTITLGELEERLTNFYGRKVILFEKPCPRQ from the exons ATGTGCAAGGTGACTGTCAAgccttcagcagtgctgagctcagcccctggCCAGCCCAAG TTCTTCTATGATGGGATTCCCCCAAATAATGCCCTGAACCCAAAGAACCCAGCCTGGATCTGTCAGCGCTTCAGGAACTCGTTTCGCTATGCCACCCTGTACGACAGAGACAGGAGAATTCCAGTGTACTCTGCTTACATCTTCCAGCCTAGAAACACTGAGAAACCTCCAGAGTGGTGGATGGTTGAGCCTCAG CTCATAGATAAGAATGTAAATCTTaaagagatggaaagagagTCGGACCTCATTGCTCAACATCATTTCATCTTAGACCAAATCGAAGAGAGCCAGGCTGTCCTTGATGACTACAAAGGACTGAAAGATTTGGACTTTGGCCATTTGAATCCCAGTGACCATATGGAGAGTCTAGGGAGCAAGATGGCTACCTTCACCCTGACCAACGTAGTGCCCCAGGACAGCAGTCTCAACAAGGGCCAGTGGAACATCTACCAGTCTAAAACAATGCCCAAAATGACCAAGGGCTGTACAACGACTTACGTGATCACAggtgctgtgcctgggagcacTGACATCGCTGTAGGGAGAGTGAACAGACCCAGCCACATCTGgtcagctgcctgctgcctggtgggcacagagcccacaaGTGCTTGGGGGGCCATCGCTGAGAACAACAAGAATGAAGTGGTGACCATCACACtgggggagctggaggagaggttGACCAATTTCTACGGTAGAAAGGTTATTCTGTTTGAGAAACCATGTCCCCGGCAATAA